A single genomic interval of Juglans regia cultivar Chandler chromosome 1, Walnut 2.0, whole genome shotgun sequence harbors:
- the LOC108991556 gene encoding G-type lectin S-receptor-like serine/threonine-protein kinase LECRK1 — protein MATILLLLFFLAIFIAEAQQDGQPVIRPGSLLTPTGTGGTNSSWLSHSGLYAFGFYKQGNGYAVGIFIAGIPQKTVVWTANRDDPPLPVDVKLNFTSDGRLILQSAQGSETTIASSPEAAAAAASMLDSGNFVLYDSDNSTIWQSFDHPTDTFLPGQKLKTDEVLFSSRSDTDHSTGIFRLIMQQDGWLAMYPVGTPLTLDYGYGGVGVPGQGPSVSLNFDTDGHLYLLNGSRIYIVNITQGSPTKGIIYRLTIDPKGISRHYSYNLDQNGDWKVTWSNPTDVCLPRGVCGFNGFCVLNDQDADCKCLPGFIAVKEDNWASGCERNFDSISCKSNEAVSGYTMEVEPNTVWENANYSIQISLTQEECGQACLRDCNCEAALYKDGECWKQRLPLRFGRRKQGDSSVALIKVGTSSLSTDPIVPKESKKKNRVDILIIGVSLLVFACIVSAVSGIVVYKYPVWASKKISNNEQLGLGEDVAPKSYTYAELEKVTDGFKEELGRGAFGIVYRGAIWNGEKMVAVKRLDRLLAEREREFQTEVKGIGRTHHKNLVRLLGYCHDGPNRLLVYDYMRNGSLADILFKPSKQRPSWDRRIEISHNIAKGILYLHEECEPQIIHCDIKPHNILIDENGCAKLADFGLAKLLKPDQSKTYTDIRGTKGYVAPEWHRNLPVTVKVDVYSFGIVLLEIICCRRNANFDLPGKEALLEEWAYHCFECGELDKLLSDEVVDKKQLEGMVKVALWCILDEPSLRPSMSKVLLMLEGIVDMPIPTRPTSFLTSV, from the coding sequence ATGGCAACCATCttgcttcttcttttcttcttagcAATTTTCATTGCAGAAGCTCAACAAGATGGGCAACCCGTAATCAGGCCGGGTTCTTTGTTAACACCTACAGGCACCGGTGGTACCAACTCTTCATGGCTATCACATTCCGGTCTATATGCCTTTGGATTCTACAAGCAGGGCAACGGCTATGCTGTCGGGATTTTTATTGCCGGGATTCCACAGAAGACTGTGGTCTGGACAGCCAATCGAGACGATCCTCCACTTCCCGTTGATGTTAAATTGAACTTCACAAGCGACGGACGGCTAATTCTGCAATCGGCACAAGGCAGCGAGACCACGATCGCTAGTAGTCCCGAAGCTGCTGCAGCAGCTGCATCGATGCTGGATTCGGGCAACTTTGTTCTCTATGACTCTGATAACTCGACAATTTGGCAGAGTTTCGACCATCCAACCGACACCTTCTTACCAGGTCAGAAGCTCAAGACCGACGAAGTGCTGTTTTCCAGTCGTTCGGACACCGACCACTCAACAGGCATTTTTCGTCTCATAATGCAACAAGATGGCTGGCTGGCAATGTACCCGGTTGGAACCCCACTCACACTTGATTATGGTTATGGGGGAGTTGGTGTTCCTGGACAAGGACCTAGTGTTTCACTCAATTTTGATACTGATGGTCACCTCTACTTGCTCAATGGAAGCagaatatatatagtgaatattACACAGGGAAGTCCAACAAAAGGTATAATTTATCGTTTGACAATTGACCCTAAAGGCATCTCACGACATTACTCGTACAATCTGGATCAGAATGGTGATTGGAAAGTCACATGGTCAAATCCGACCGATGTGTGTCTCCCTAGGGGTGTCTGTggcttcaatggattttgtgTTCTAAACGATCAAGATGCTGATTGCAAATGTCTTCCCGGATTCATAGCTGTTAAAGAAGACAATTGGGCTTCAGGATGTGAAAGGAATTTTGATTCTATAAGTTGCAAAAGCAATGAAGCAGTTTCCGGATATACCATGGAAGTAGAGCCTAATACCGTATGGGAAAATGCTAACTATTCTATCCAAATATCTCTAACCCAAGAAGAATGTGGACAAGCATGTTTGAGGGACTGTAACTGTGAAGCTGCGTTGTACAAAGACGGAGAGTGTTGGAAACAAAGGCTTCCTTTGAGATTTGGAAGAAGAAAACAGGGTGACTCGAGCGTAGCCCTCATCAAGGTAGGTACGTCTTCACTCTCTACGGATCCAATTGTGCCgaaagaaagtaaaaagaagAATCGAGTGGACATCCTGATTATTGGCGTTTCTTTGCTTGTATTTGCATGCATTGTCTCGGCAGTTTCTGGAATTGTAGTTTACAAATATCCTGTTTGGGCCAGCAAAAAAATATCTAACAATGAACAACTTGGCTTGGGTGAGGATGTTGCTCCAAAATCATATACTTATGCAGAGCTTGAGAAAGTGACTGATGGTTTCAAGGAAGAGCTTGGCAGAGGAGCCTTTGGGATTGTTTATAGAGGGGCAATATGGAATGgcgagaagatggtggccgtcAAACGACTGGACAGATTGTTGGCAGAGCGGGAAAGAGAGTTTCAGACAGAGGTGAAAGGTATTGGGAGAACACATCACAAAAATCTAGTCCGGTTACTCGGGTATTGCCATGATGGACCGAATAGGCTTTTGGTCTACGATTACATGAGAAATGGTTCACTTGCAGATATACTCTTCAAGCCATCAAAACAACGACCTTCTTGGGATAGAAGAATTGAAATTTCTCACAATATTGCAAAAGGAATTCTCTATCTCCATGAGGAGTGTGAGCCACAGATCATTCACTGCGACATAAAACCACATAACATTCTCATCGATGAGAACGGGTGTGCGAAACTCGCTGATTTCGGATTAGCGAAGTTGCTGAAACCAGACCAAAGCAAAACATATACCGACATAAGAGGCACAAAGGGATATGTCGCACCAGAGTGGCATCGGAATCTGCCCGTGACAGTCAAAGTAGATGTGTATAGCTTTGGAATTGTACTTTTGGAGATTATTTGTTGTCGAAGGAATGCCAACTTTGATCTTCCCGGCAAAGAAGCACTTCTTGAAGAATGGGCATACCATTGCTTTGAGTGTGGTGAGCTAGACAAACTTTTGAGTGATGAAGTGGTCGACAAGAAACAACTGGAGGGAATGGTTAAGGTTGCACTCTGGTGCATTCTGGATGAGCCATCACTTCGTCCTTCAATGAGTAAGGTTCTTCTTATGTTGGAAGGGATTGTCGATATGCCAATCCCTACCCGTCCGACATCTTTTCTCACTTCCGTCTAA